One Campylobacter concisus DNA segment encodes these proteins:
- a CDS encoding pyridoxal-phosphate dependent enzyme: MPKFICSKCGKSAEFERAIFTCECGGLYDLEFKPTKFDLNLIDLHEFSLFRYREFFPIKNDLWRDISLGEGLTKSVKFDDSLYLKMDYAMPTLSFKDRGAVMLIWFCKTHGIKKILQDSSGNAGNSVAAYAARAGIECEIYVPKGTSEKKIKMLEYYGAKAVVFDGTRDETADACRKRAKDEGIFYANHVFNPLFYQGTKTYIYEIYEQLGFVPENLFLPVGNGTLLIGCEIALKELFEAGVIKKLPKIFIVQSEKCAPFLGATSEPVAIKAQPTLAEGIAIAKPARGAEILSSDYAGEREVITIKEEDIEPARNFLASCGFYVEHTTAAIYAAYASYAKSHKIEGKSIISMCGAGLKSEH, encoded by the coding sequence ATGCCTAAATTTATCTGCTCAAAGTGCGGCAAGAGCGCAGAATTTGAAAGGGCGATATTTACGTGCGAGTGTGGCGGGCTTTATGATCTGGAGTTTAAGCCAACCAAATTTGATCTAAATTTGATCGACCTGCACGAGTTTAGTCTATTTAGATACCGCGAGTTTTTCCCTATCAAAAACGATCTTTGGCGCGATATCAGCCTTGGCGAAGGGCTAACAAAGAGCGTGAAATTTGATGACTCACTCTATCTTAAAATGGACTACGCGATGCCAACGCTTTCCTTTAAAGATAGGGGTGCTGTGATGCTTATTTGGTTTTGTAAAACTCATGGCATCAAAAAGATCTTGCAAGATAGCAGCGGAAACGCTGGAAACTCAGTCGCTGCCTACGCTGCAAGAGCTGGGATAGAGTGTGAAATTTACGTCCCAAAAGGTACTAGCGAGAAAAAGATAAAGATGCTTGAGTACTACGGCGCAAAGGCGGTTGTCTTTGACGGCACACGCGACGAGACGGCAGATGCTTGTAGAAAAAGGGCAAAAGATGAGGGCATATTTTACGCAAACCACGTCTTTAACCCGCTTTTTTATCAAGGCACTAAAACATATATATATGAAATTTACGAGCAGCTTGGATTTGTCCCTGAAAATTTATTTCTGCCAGTTGGCAACGGCACCTTGCTAATAGGCTGCGAGATCGCTTTAAAAGAACTTTTTGAGGCTGGAGTGATCAAAAAGCTACCTAAAATTTTTATAGTCCAAAGTGAAAAATGTGCGCCATTTTTAGGGGCAACAAGCGAGCCAGTTGCGATAAAGGCGCAGCCTACACTAGCTGAGGGCATAGCGATCGCAAAACCTGCTCGTGGCGCTGAAATTTTATCTAGTGACTACGCTGGCGAGCGCGAAGTAATCACGATAAAAGAAGAGGATATTGAGCCAGCTAGAAATTTCCTAGCAAGCTGCGGCTTTTACGTCGAGCACACCACAGCAGCCATCTACGCCGCCTATGCAAGCTACGCAAAATCGCACAAGATAGAGGGCAAAAGCATCATCTCGATGTGTGGTGCTGGGCTAAAAAGCGAGCACTAA